Proteins encoded together in one Bacteroidota bacterium window:
- a CDS encoding KTSC domain-containing protein, which produces MKRITDYRKLFGITKDADLAELKTLYRNLMKESHPDKFQDETQKHEAETKSKTIIEAYHFLVSLSPETHLQQQEAYTQTITSSGIDDFIYKGQMLKVTFLDGSIYEYFGVPQSTYNKLINSPTQIRFARRHIFQSFSFRKASNAMVEA; this is translated from the coding sequence ATGAAAAGAATTACCGATTACAGAAAACTCTTTGGCATTACCAAAGATGCCGACCTCGCAGAACTCAAAACCCTTTACAGAAACCTAATGAAGGAATCGCACCCCGATAAGTTCCAAGACGAAACCCAAAAGCACGAAGCAGAAACCAAAAGCAAAACTATTATAGAAGCGTATCACTTCTTGGTAAGCCTCTCGCCCGAAACACATCTGCAACAACAAGAAGCCTATACCCAAACTATTACCAGCAGCGGCATCGACGATTTTATATACAAAGGCCAAATGCTAAAAGTGACCTTCCTTGATGGAAGCATTTATGAGTACTTTGGTGTGCCTCAGAGTACCTATAATAAACTCATCAATTCCCCCACCCAAATACGTTTTGCCCGAAGACATATTTTCCAAAGTTTTTCTTTTAGGAAGGCGAGTAATGCGATGGTGGAAGCATAA
- a CDS encoding (Fe-S)-binding protein, with product MAQQLIFAIILAASVWLFARNIGKVRRNILLGRDVDLSGNSAQRWRTMFMVALGQGKMFTRPIPALLHLFVYAGFVLINVEVLEILIDGVAGTHRVLAGILGILYNGMMAFFEVLALLVLVSCIIFLFRRHVLKVKRFSGFEMRAFPVRDAATILIIEIILMTCLLLLNAVDKSLQNMGSEHFVQAGFFPVSNVLVSMFVGMSESNLIMFERVCWWGHILGIFVFMNYLPFSKHFHIIMAFPNTYYSNLEPKGELSNMPSVTTEVKLMMDPSAPTPEGYTPPTSFGAKDVQDLNWKNLMDAYTCTECGRCTSVCPANITGKLLSPRKVMMDTRDRLEEVGKNIDKNGEFVADEKNLHTYITAEELWACTTCNACVEICPVNINPVEIIVDMRRYLVMEKSEAPQELNLTFTNMENNGAPWQMAQSSRADWAKEN from the coding sequence ATGGCACAACAACTCATTTTTGCAATTATTCTTGCAGCCTCGGTATGGCTGTTTGCCCGCAACATAGGCAAGGTTAGGCGAAATATATTACTAGGCCGTGATGTGGATTTGAGCGGTAATAGTGCTCAACGCTGGCGTACTATGTTTATGGTCGCACTTGGTCAGGGCAAAATGTTTACCCGCCCCATTCCTGCTCTATTGCATTTATTTGTATATGCAGGATTCGTACTCATTAATGTAGAAGTGCTTGAAATATTGATAGATGGTGTAGCGGGAACCCACCGTGTACTTGCAGGCATACTCGGCATATTATATAATGGCATGATGGCCTTCTTCGAAGTATTGGCATTATTGGTTTTGGTATCATGTATTATATTTTTATTCCGCAGGCATGTGCTTAAAGTGAAACGCTTTAGTGGCTTCGAGATGCGTGCATTCCCAGTGCGTGATGCCGCAACAATACTTATTATAGAAATCATACTAATGACCTGTTTGTTATTGCTAAATGCAGTAGACAAATCATTACAAAACATGGGCAGCGAACATTTTGTGCAAGCAGGTTTCTTCCCTGTATCCAATGTATTAGTTTCCATGTTCGTTGGAATGAGTGAAAGCAATCTAATTATGTTTGAACGCGTGTGTTGGTGGGGACATATACTAGGCATTTTTGTCTTTATGAACTATCTGCCCTTTAGCAAACACTTTCATATTATCATGGCTTTCCCCAATACTTATTATAGTAATTTGGAACCCAAAGGCGAACTCAGCAATATGCCAAGTGTTACTACTGAAGTAAAGCTTATGATGGATCCTTCTGCCCCAACGCCTGAAGGATATACACCACCCACAAGTTTTGGAGCCAAAGATGTGCAAGACCTTAATTGGAAAAATTTAATGGATGCGTATACCTGCACCGAGTGTGGCCGCTGCACCAGTGTATGCCCTGCGAATATTACAGGCAAGCTATTATCACCGCGTAAAGTGATGATGGATACCCGCGACAGACTAGAAGAAGTAGGAAAAAATATTGATAAAAACGGAGAGTTTGTAGCCGATGAAAAAAACTTGCACACTTATATAACTGCTGAAGAATTGTGGGCCTGCACTACTTGTAATGCATGTGTAGAAATTTGCCCTGTGAATATTAACCCCGTTGAGATTATTGTAGATATGCGTCGCTACTTGGTAATGGAAAAAAGTGAAGCTCCGCAGGAATTGAATCTCACTTTTACCAATATGGAAAACAATGGAGCACCTTGGCAAATGGCCCAAAGCTCGCGTGCCGATTGGGCCAAAGAAAACTAA
- the rlmF gene encoding 23S rRNA (adenine(1618)-N(6))-methyltransferase RlmF, whose product MKVEKQKQIPSEKTNLHPRNKHRGQYDFKSLINASQELEEFVRLNDYDNESIDFFNPAAVKALNTALLKLYYNIDYWNIPKNYLCPPIPGRADYIHYMADVLSESNKGIIPKGASVKCLDIGMGANCIYPIIGNSEYGWSFVGTDVDSVAIESARNIIEKNPTLKGQIELRLQTNKNDIFNNIIYNNERFDLVICNPPFHGSLAEAQIGTHRKLSNLKQKKITKPILNFGGNNTELWYEGGEKKFVRLMIEQSIIYKKSCLWFSCLISKEANLEYIYKLFEKAAVPEVQTIPMGQGNKISRIVAWTFQTAQGRS is encoded by the coding sequence TTGAAAGTAGAAAAGCAGAAACAAATCCCTTCAGAAAAAACAAATCTCCATCCCCGAAACAAACATCGCGGACAATACGATTTCAAATCGCTTATTAATGCAAGTCAAGAATTGGAGGAATTTGTTAGGTTAAATGATTATGATAATGAATCTATAGACTTCTTCAATCCCGCAGCCGTAAAGGCCCTCAACACTGCTCTCTTAAAGTTGTATTATAATATAGATTACTGGAATATTCCGAAAAATTATTTATGTCCACCCATACCTGGCAGAGCCGATTATATACATTATATGGCTGATGTATTAAGTGAAAGCAATAAAGGAATCATTCCAAAAGGTGCATCTGTAAAATGTTTGGATATAGGAATGGGTGCAAATTGTATTTATCCCATTATCGGAAACAGTGAGTATGGATGGTCGTTTGTAGGAACTGATGTAGATTCTGTTGCTATTGAATCAGCAAGAAATATCATAGAAAAAAATCCCACACTTAAAGGACAAATTGAACTACGATTGCAAACAAATAAAAATGATATATTCAATAACATTATATATAATAACGAACGCTTCGATTTGGTTATTTGCAATCCTCCTTTTCATGGGTCATTGGCCGAGGCACAAATTGGAACGCATAGAAAATTAAGCAATTTGAAACAAAAAAAAATCACCAAGCCTATATTAAACTTCGGTGGCAACAATACTGAATTGTGGTACGAAGGTGGTGAGAAAAAATTTGTACGACTCATGATTGAGCAAAGTATTATATATAAAAAATCGTGCCTTTGGTTTTCTTGTTTAATTTCGAAAGAAGCAAATCTGGAATATATATACAAGCTATTCGAAAAAGCGGCTGTTCCTGAGGTGCAAACCATCCCCATGGGTCAGGGGAATAAAATAAGCCGTATTGTAGCTTGGACGTTTCAAACGGCTCAAGGTCGCTCTTAA
- a CDS encoding 4'-phosphopantetheinyl transferase superfamily protein, translating to MPIIWQTEQPKETQVAVWELSEELYILEELFPSNIIDLSRPEEFAHPQNHRQWLATRILLGMLLNDYHKVELYKTDFGKLMISNLNNIYISVSHTQTHAAVSVSNYNTGIDIETKLEKIDRIKHKFLNEQEKTWAATNPEDALMIWCSKECLYKLYEQKELDFIKHITIQKNDATFVGHIHKELYQKHFNLQHRHTHDYMLVWAIETII from the coding sequence ATGCCCATTATTTGGCAAACCGAACAACCAAAAGAAACGCAGGTTGCAGTGTGGGAACTCAGCGAAGAGTTATATATATTAGAAGAATTATTTCCTTCAAATATTATAGACCTCAGCAGACCTGAAGAATTTGCACATCCTCAAAACCATAGGCAATGGCTGGCCACACGAATTTTATTGGGAATGCTTTTAAACGACTATCATAAAGTAGAATTATATAAAACTGATTTTGGGAAATTGATGATTTCAAATTTGAACAATATATATATATCCGTTTCTCATACACAAACACATGCTGCAGTTTCGGTGAGTAATTATAATACAGGAATTGACATAGAAACCAAACTGGAAAAAATAGACCGTATCAAACATAAGTTTTTGAATGAACAAGAAAAAACATGGGCAGCAACAAACCCTGAAGATGCTTTGATGATATGGTGTAGCAAAGAATGCTTATACAAACTTTACGAACAAAAAGAACTCGACTTTATTAAACATATCACCATTCAAAAAAACGATGCTACATTTGTAGGGCATATACATAAAGAACTTTACCAAAAACACTTTAATTTGCAACACCGCCACACCCATGATTATATGCTTGTGTGGGCAATAGAAACTATTATATGA
- a CDS encoding cytidine deaminase, with amino-acid sequence MQHKELKIIYKELALDELDKQQQELIQLAIAATNQAYAPYSEFFVGCALQMNTGEIITGSNQENAAYPSGLCAERTAIYHAGHSHPNGVVNQIAIAANSNKWNTENPVIPCGACMQAMIEYERKQGSPIKLLLYGSDERIFELSGIKDLMPFQFELKVQSEVG; translated from the coding sequence TTGCAGCACAAAGAACTGAAAATAATATATAAAGAATTGGCTCTGGATGAGTTGGACAAGCAGCAACAAGAACTTATCCAACTTGCTATTGCGGCTACCAATCAGGCTTACGCTCCATACTCCGAATTCTTTGTGGGTTGTGCTTTGCAAATGAATACAGGTGAAATTATTACAGGCAGCAATCAGGAGAATGCAGCTTACCCTTCAGGATTATGTGCCGAGCGAACTGCAATATATCATGCGGGGCATAGCCATCCCAATGGCGTTGTAAACCAAATTGCTATAGCAGCAAATAGTAATAAATGGAATACCGAAAATCCTGTAATACCTTGTGGTGCGTGCATGCAAGCCATGATAGAGTATGAACGCAAACAGGGTAGTCCAATCAAATTATTATTATATGGTAGCGATGAAAGAATATTCGAACTATCAGGGATTAAAGATCTCATGCCTTTTCAATTTGAGTTGAAGGTGCAAAGTGAAGTGGGCTGA
- a CDS encoding M28 family peptidase has protein sequence MKKLLYITLLITAIAACKNDNPKDPEKIIEPVAAKYVQTSPNFNEDSAFAYVAAQCNFGPRVPSTNGHKLCADYLIKELKKYADKVEINGAPLKTFDGKTHQCKNIIASFNLKASKRVMLSAHWDTRPFADQDTKDIDKPIDGANDGGSGVGVLLEIARQLKLKPTEIGIDIILFDLEDYGQPGDSDDPHMEDSYCIGSQYWAKNLHIKNYMPAYGILLDMVGAPDAQFTKEKGSMEFAPAVVEKVWATGQKLGYTNFVNEPNTGVIDDHYYVNQIAKIPIIDIIEYTKDKDVGDHFSHTWHTHNDNIKNISKFTLKNVGQTVMEVIYGEK, from the coding sequence ATGAAAAAACTATTATATATTACTTTGCTGATAACCGCCATTGCAGCTTGCAAAAACGATAATCCCAAAGACCCTGAAAAAATAATTGAGCCTGTAGCTGCGAAATATGTGCAAACCTCGCCCAATTTTAATGAGGACAGTGCCTTTGCTTATGTGGCTGCTCAATGTAATTTTGGCCCACGTGTGCCCAGCACCAATGGTCATAAATTGTGTGCCGACTATCTTATAAAAGAACTTAAAAAATATGCTGATAAAGTAGAAATAAACGGTGCTCCATTAAAGACTTTCGATGGAAAAACGCACCAGTGTAAAAACATTATAGCATCGTTCAACCTGAAAGCTAGCAAACGCGTGATGCTTAGTGCCCATTGGGATACACGCCCCTTTGCCGACCAAGACACCAAAGACATAGACAAGCCCATTGATGGGGCAAATGATGGTGGAAGCGGGGTAGGGGTATTATTAGAAATAGCCCGCCAACTTAAATTAAAACCTACTGAAATAGGAATTGATATTATACTTTTCGATTTGGAAGATTACGGACAACCCGGCGATAGCGACGACCCACACATGGAAGACAGTTATTGTATAGGTTCGCAATATTGGGCCAAAAACCTACATATTAAAAACTATATGCCTGCTTATGGTATTTTGCTTGATATGGTTGGTGCCCCCGATGCACAGTTTACCAAAGAAAAAGGCTCTATGGAGTTTGCCCCTGCAGTAGTTGAAAAAGTTTGGGCCACAGGACAGAAACTAGGTTATACCAATTTTGTTAATGAGCCGAATACTGGTGTTATTGACGACCATTATTATGTGAACCAAATTGCGAAAATACCTATTATAGATATCATAGAATACACCAAAGACAAAGATGTGGGCGACCATTTCAGCCACACTTGGCATACCCATAATGATAATATTAAAAACATCAGTAAGTTTACTTTAAAAAATGTGGGACAGACGGTGATGGAGGTGATATATGGAGAGAAGTAA
- a CDS encoding YjjG family noncanonical pyrimidine nucleotidase translates to MQIPKYITHIFFDLDHTLWDFDRNSAETLALLLDRYNIAPTGSLLSNSFLSQYKITNKAMWQLYNYQKITKDELRYRRFREAFGKVGVDINFDVDQFGEDYIELCTRMPHVFENAHEILDHASKKYTVAIITNGFLEATYNKLEHSGLMAYFKPEHILITENIGVQKPHKKVFETALLQTNGKAQHALMVGDNIDSDIGGAYNSGICPVWFNPYHEEQTLYQNLVEINELKSLMNYI, encoded by the coding sequence ATGCAAATACCAAAATACATTACCCATATATTTTTCGACCTCGACCACACCCTTTGGGACTTTGACAGAAACTCAGCCGAGACCTTAGCATTGCTATTAGACAGATATAATATCGCCCCCACTGGAAGCCTTTTATCCAATTCATTTTTATCGCAGTATAAAATCACAAACAAGGCCATGTGGCAATTATATAACTATCAAAAAATAACCAAAGATGAACTTCGCTACCGTCGTTTTCGTGAAGCTTTTGGCAAAGTGGGTGTCGATATAAATTTCGATGTTGACCAATTTGGAGAAGACTATATAGAATTGTGCACAAGGATGCCCCATGTTTTTGAAAATGCCCACGAAATTTTAGACCATGCCTCAAAAAAATACACAGTAGCCATTATCACGAATGGTTTTTTGGAAGCGACTTACAACAAACTGGAGCATTCTGGCTTGATGGCTTATTTTAAACCCGAACATATACTCATCACTGAAAATATTGGCGTGCAAAAACCGCATAAAAAAGTATTTGAAACCGCCCTATTGCAAACAAATGGCAAGGCACAACACGCTTTAATGGTAGGCGACAACATTGATTCTGACATTGGAGGAGCATATAATTCGGGTATTTGCCCAGTGTGGTTTAACCCTTACCATGAGGAGCAAACTTTGTATCAAAATCTAGTTGAAATTAACGAGCTCAAGAGCTTAATGAATTATATATAA